Proteins encoded within one genomic window of Bacillus thuringiensis:
- a CDS encoding NCS2 family permease, translating to MFQLQKYNTSVKQELLAGITTFFTFAYILVINPKILSDAGVPFDQAFTATIIATVVGTLCMAFLANYPIVIAPAMGMNAYFAYSVVQQAEGITYVIAFSAVFVTGIIFLLLSFTSFRQKLIVAIPDSLKHAIAGGIGLFIAFIGLRLSGIIVDHPSNLVTIGDFHSPAVILTLIGLILAAVLMALRVSGALFISMIVTGVIAFFTGQLKFTDKIVAMPHLPEGIIVSNPINAFSDVIEYGLYGVVFSFLLVLLFDTTGALLGLIKQAGLITDNTEKRFGKAFIADAIGGTTGSIFGTSPTAATIESSAGIAAGGKTGLTGIVVVGLTIITAFFSPVIASLSSVAAITAPSLIIVGSLMAQSLRDINWNEFEDALPAFLIFVGIPLTSSIANGIAIGFLVYPVLKIVKGKGMEVHPLLYLFTILFGCHLFL from the coding sequence ATGTTTCAATTACAAAAATATAACACTTCTGTGAAGCAAGAGCTTTTAGCTGGCATCACAACTTTTTTTACATTTGCGTATATTCTTGTCATCAATCCGAAAATATTATCTGATGCAGGTGTACCATTTGATCAAGCTTTTACGGCAACTATTATTGCGACAGTTGTAGGGACGCTATGTATGGCGTTTTTAGCTAACTATCCAATTGTTATTGCTCCAGCTATGGGAATGAATGCGTATTTTGCTTATTCTGTTGTTCAACAGGCAGAGGGGATTACATATGTCATTGCGTTTTCAGCAGTATTTGTAACAGGTATTATTTTTCTTTTATTATCTTTCACTTCATTTAGGCAAAAGCTAATTGTCGCAATTCCTGACAGTTTAAAACATGCGATTGCAGGTGGAATTGGGTTATTTATTGCTTTTATTGGATTACGTCTATCTGGAATTATCGTTGATCATCCATCTAACTTAGTTACGATTGGTGACTTCCATTCTCCAGCCGTTATTTTAACTCTAATTGGTTTAATATTAGCGGCGGTATTAATGGCATTACGTGTGAGTGGTGCATTATTTATTAGTATGATTGTGACAGGAGTTATCGCCTTCTTTACAGGGCAACTGAAGTTCACGGATAAAATTGTTGCGATGCCTCATTTACCAGAGGGTATTATCGTTTCAAATCCAATCAATGCCTTTTCAGATGTAATTGAATACGGATTATATGGCGTTGTATTCTCATTTTTACTTGTACTGTTATTTGATACAACAGGTGCATTACTCGGTTTAATTAAACAAGCAGGTTTAATTACAGATAATACAGAGAAACGTTTTGGTAAAGCGTTTATTGCAGATGCAATTGGTGGGACTACAGGCTCTATCTTTGGAACAAGCCCAACAGCAGCGACGATTGAATCCTCAGCTGGTATTGCTGCGGGTGGTAAAACAGGATTAACAGGTATTGTAGTTGTCGGTCTAACGATTATAACGGCATTCTTCAGCCCTGTTATTGCTTCTTTATCAAGCGTAGCTGCTATTACAGCTCCTTCATTAATTATTGTAGGTAGTTTAATGGCACAAAGTCTTCGTGATATTAATTGGAATGAATTTGAAGATGCATTACCAGCATTTTTAATTTTCGTTGGTATTCCGTTAACGTCTAGTATTGCGAATGGAATAGCAATTGGATTTTTAGTGTATCCAGTCTTAAAGATTGTGAAAGGGAAAGGGATGGAAGTCCATCCGTTACTATACTTATTTACAATTTTATTTGGATGTCATTTATTCTTATAA
- a CDS encoding amino acid permease, which produces MQQTNKSGTLNRGLKERHITLMSLGSAIGVGLFLGSASAIKLAGPSILLGYMIAGLVIFFIMRALGEMAIEQPVAGSFSKYAYDYLGPLAGYITGWNYWFLWVVTCMAEITAAGIYMQYWFPDIPRWTWALLALLLMSAFNFLSVKVFGELEFWFALIKIVTIICMIIVGAGIILFGFGNGGIATGISNLWSHGGWFPNGFSGLLLSMQMVLFAYLGVELIGVTAGEAQNPKKTLAKAIDNVFWRILLFYVGALFVMMAIYPWNELGEKGSPFVLTFQQIGIAKAAGIINFVVLTAALSSCNGGLFSTGRMLFTLAQQKKAPERFGRLNKNGIPSQGIVATAIVLLIGVILNYLVPAKVFTWLTSISTFGAIWTWGIILVAQIKFRKSLPAQNKQKLSYKMPLYPISSYFSLAFLALVLCIMAYSEDTRIALIVGPIWLIGLAIVYYMKGFHKIDETPNSKIS; this is translated from the coding sequence ATGCAGCAAACAAACAAATCTGGAACTTTAAACCGAGGTTTAAAAGAACGACATATTACTTTAATGTCACTCGGTTCAGCTATTGGCGTTGGACTATTTTTAGGATCTGCCTCCGCTATTAAACTAGCTGGTCCTTCTATTCTACTAGGCTATATGATCGCTGGACTCGTTATTTTTTTCATTATGCGCGCACTCGGAGAAATGGCAATTGAACAACCTGTTGCCGGTTCTTTTAGTAAATATGCTTATGATTACCTTGGACCACTAGCTGGCTATATTACCGGCTGGAACTACTGGTTCTTATGGGTTGTTACTTGTATGGCTGAAATTACAGCAGCTGGCATTTACATGCAGTACTGGTTCCCAGATATCCCACGCTGGACTTGGGCTTTACTCGCTCTATTATTAATGAGTGCTTTTAACTTCTTATCCGTAAAAGTATTTGGAGAACTTGAATTTTGGTTTGCTCTCATCAAAATTGTCACAATTATCTGTATGATAATTGTTGGAGCTGGTATTATTTTATTCGGATTCGGAAACGGCGGTATCGCTACTGGCATTTCAAACCTTTGGTCACATGGTGGCTGGTTCCCAAATGGTTTTTCTGGATTACTACTCTCCATGCAAATGGTGTTATTCGCTTATTTAGGTGTTGAATTAATCGGTGTTACAGCGGGGGAAGCTCAAAATCCGAAAAAAACACTCGCAAAAGCAATTGATAACGTATTTTGGAGAATATTACTGTTCTACGTTGGGGCTCTATTCGTTATGATGGCAATTTATCCATGGAATGAACTTGGTGAGAAAGGAAGTCCATTCGTATTAACATTCCAGCAAATCGGTATCGCAAAAGCAGCAGGGATTATTAACTTTGTCGTATTAACAGCAGCTCTTTCTTCTTGTAATGGTGGTTTATTTAGTACAGGCCGTATGCTATTTACATTAGCTCAGCAGAAAAAAGCTCCTGAAAGATTCGGTCGTTTAAATAAAAATGGCATTCCAAGTCAAGGAATTGTAGCAACGGCAATCGTTTTACTCATTGGCGTTATATTAAACTATCTTGTACCTGCAAAGGTATTTACATGGCTCACTAGTATTTCAACTTTCGGAGCAATTTGGACTTGGGGCATTATATTAGTCGCTCAAATCAAGTTCCGTAAAAGTTTACCTGCGCAAAACAAACAAAAGTTATCGTATAAAATGCCTTTATACCCAATAAGTTCATACTTCTCACTCGCTTTCCTTGCACTAGTCTTATGTATAATGGCGTATTCAGAAGATACAAGAATTGCATTGATTGTTGGCCCAATTTGGCTGATTGGTTTAGCTATTGTGTATTACATGAAAGGTTTTCATAAAATTGATGAAACACCTAATTCAAAAATTAGTTAA
- a CDS encoding YHYH domain-containing protein has product MRQQVKKLLLTTSIALLVAPISAYAHPGRTDANGGHTCRTNCEKWGLQYGEYHYHNKPASNSGATSPVPSQNNNGAVEAERKAATQRNAEAEKQREVEAQRKAEEEKQRAAEEQRKAEEERQRVAEEQRKAEEARKREEAQRQADMEKGQLEGQKDGETDFKAGKNDTESHLAGKSDTYKEAFKTAYAAFWSLEEQKKTHFDKGKEQGLAQETMDDSQVAPEFKPNFAEGFNVGNKERTEKIEKEQAELGEKAGGKLAEKKPGNSEKDVYVKAYETAYEKGYKSAKKSAEKAGYKYAFENYDLKVPAKYENNESLKKWFIEGFKSNNKAADIREEGYKKGDSWLAFFYKNFVPSEYKEHKELYEQAIEKGKNA; this is encoded by the coding sequence TCAGCTTATGCGCATCCAGGGCGTACAGATGCTAATGGCGGACATACGTGTCGTACAAATTGTGAGAAATGGGGATTACAGTACGGGGAATATCATTATCACAATAAACCAGCTTCTAATAGTGGTGCAACGAGCCCAGTTCCTAGTCAAAATAATAATGGTGCTGTAGAAGCTGAAAGAAAAGCAGCAACACAGCGCAATGCAGAGGCTGAAAAACAACGTGAAGTAGAAGCACAGCGTAAGGCAGAGGAAGAGAAACAACGTGCGGCAGAAGAGCAACGTAAAGCTGAAGAGGAGCGTCAACGTGTAGCCGAGGAACAAAGAAAAGCAGAAGAGGCACGTAAGCGAGAGGAAGCGCAGCGTCAAGCCGATATGGAAAAAGGACAGCTTGAGGGACAAAAAGATGGAGAAACTGATTTTAAAGCAGGGAAAAATGATACGGAATCACATTTAGCTGGAAAATCAGATACATATAAAGAAGCATTTAAAACTGCTTATGCTGCATTTTGGTCATTAGAAGAGCAGAAGAAAACACATTTTGATAAAGGAAAAGAACAAGGTTTAGCACAAGAGACGATGGACGATAGTCAAGTAGCTCCTGAGTTTAAGCCGAACTTTGCAGAAGGTTTTAATGTAGGGAATAAAGAAAGAACAGAAAAAATTGAAAAAGAGCAAGCTGAACTAGGAGAAAAAGCTGGAGGGAAACTGGCTGAAAAGAAACCTGGAAATAGTGAGAAAGATGTATATGTGAAAGCATACGAAACAGCGTATGAGAAAGGGTATAAGTCTGCAAAAAAATCTGCAGAAAAGGCTGGTTATAAGTATGCGTTTGAAAACTATGATTTAAAGGTACCTGCTAAATATGAAAATAATGAATCGTTAAAAAAATGGTTTATTGAAGGATTCAAATCGAATAACAAAGCGGCCGACATTCGAGAAGAAGGATATAAAAAGGGAGACAGTTGGCTTGCATTCTTCTATAAGAATTTTGTGCCAAGTGAATATAAAGAACATAAAGAGCTGTACGAACAAGCGATAGAAAAAGGTAAGAATGCATAA
- the brnQ1 gene encoding branched-chain amino acid transport system II carrier protein BrnQ1 yields MKLLQKKEILLISLMLFSMFFGAGNLIFPPFLGYEAGEHVWISLVGFIISATGLPILGVIAIAKAGSFQTLAGRVHSSFALIFPCIVYLFIGPGLGIPRAGSLAFEMGPGQLFSEAGSVVLLCYTVIFFSIVYWLSLSPSKLMGLFGKVLTPLLLGMIALIFIKSMFTSVGSVKEAAGNYGQAPMFQGFLDGYLTMDALAALIFGIVIANALRAKGIEDDKGLAKYMSIAGIGAGLLLSIIYVILGYVGSISGSLGTFDNGANVLAQVMTTLFGQGGVVLLGLIFTIACLCVSIGLVTSCSQFFASAFPKVAYKVWAFILSFISMILANLGLTQILKVSVPILGFIYPAALTLIILGLFHKYIGKYVCIYPVTIVIVAVFSAIDIFNKNVMMNQWTSVLKYIPFYTEGVGWIIPAIIGACIGVIVSSVLNKKK; encoded by the coding sequence ATGAAATTGTTACAGAAAAAAGAAATTTTACTTATTAGTCTTATGTTATTCTCGATGTTCTTTGGAGCGGGGAATCTTATATTCCCGCCTTTCCTTGGGTATGAAGCAGGAGAACATGTGTGGATTTCATTAGTAGGGTTTATTATATCAGCAACAGGTCTTCCTATATTGGGAGTTATTGCGATTGCGAAAGCAGGAAGTTTTCAAACGTTAGCGGGTAGGGTTCATTCTTCATTCGCGCTTATTTTTCCGTGTATCGTGTATTTATTTATTGGACCAGGCCTTGGCATACCACGTGCAGGAAGTCTAGCTTTTGAGATGGGACCGGGTCAGCTATTCTCGGAAGCAGGTAGCGTAGTCTTATTATGTTACACAGTTATTTTCTTTAGTATTGTGTACTGGTTAAGTTTATCACCGTCTAAATTAATGGGGTTGTTCGGAAAGGTTTTAACACCGTTATTATTAGGTATGATTGCTCTTATCTTTATAAAGAGTATGTTTACATCAGTAGGTAGTGTGAAAGAGGCTGCTGGAAACTATGGACAAGCGCCTATGTTCCAAGGGTTTTTAGATGGATATTTAACGATGGATGCATTAGCAGCTTTAATTTTTGGGATTGTGATTGCAAATGCTCTTCGTGCAAAAGGTATTGAAGATGATAAAGGTTTAGCAAAATATATGAGTATTGCTGGAATTGGGGCAGGACTATTATTATCTATTATTTATGTCATACTTGGATATGTTGGTTCAATTAGCGGTTCGTTAGGTACATTTGATAATGGGGCGAACGTATTAGCACAAGTGATGACTACATTATTTGGACAAGGCGGAGTCGTTTTATTAGGTCTTATTTTTACGATCGCGTGTTTATGTGTTTCAATCGGACTTGTTACATCTTGTAGCCAATTTTTCGCAAGTGCATTTCCGAAAGTGGCGTATAAAGTTTGGGCATTTATATTAAGTTTTATTAGTATGATTTTAGCTAATTTAGGATTAACACAAATTTTAAAAGTATCAGTACCGATTCTTGGATTTATTTATCCAGCTGCATTAACGCTTATTATTTTAGGTCTATTCCATAAGTATATTGGGAAGTATGTATGCATATATCCTGTTACAATTGTGATTGTAGCGGTATTTAGTGCAATTGATATTTTCAATAAAAATGTAATGATGAATCAGTGGACATCAGTATTGAAATACATTCCGTTTTATACAGAAGGTGTTGGGTGGATTATTCCAGCTATTATAGGTGCTTGTATTGGTGTTATTGTGAGTAGTGTTTTAAATAAGAAGAAATAA
- a CDS encoding peptide MFS transporter, with protein MESAIQLEREQQRKKKHPPGLYLLFFTEMWERFSYYGLRGLLTLYLTTALVSGGLGFSPAWALSIYGFYTGACYFTPMIGGYLTDRFLGRRKAITIGGITMALGNLTLFALQNQLGLYLGLALIIIGNGFFKPNISTLVGELYEENDPKRDSAFTIFYMGINVGSFLAPLVCGFLSENLFKTTVDGVVHYGFRYGFLAASIGMIIGQILFTTLSNRFLGDIGKKPTRDLQTTDGQPSVGDTPLTKKEKQRTAVIVILTCFVVFFWAGFEQAGSSLTLYTNKFVDRSVFGWEVPTSWFQSVNPLFIILLAPVISALWAKLATRKKGDLKIPTKMGLGMILLGIGYIILVIATLKTGSDEHNITEKANLLFIVFTYLFHTLGELFLSPVGLSMVSSLAPVKLASLLMGVWLASSGIANILGGQLASFTTSLGYAEVFTVIGAVAIVLGCVLLSISKKLVKWME; from the coding sequence ATGGAATCAGCGATACAACTAGAAAGAGAACAACAAAGAAAAAAGAAACATCCTCCAGGTTTATACTTACTCTTCTTTACAGAAATGTGGGAAAGATTTAGTTACTATGGATTACGAGGATTATTAACATTATATTTAACGACAGCTTTAGTAAGCGGTGGTCTTGGGTTTAGTCCCGCATGGGCACTCTCTATTTACGGGTTTTATACTGGAGCCTGTTATTTCACACCAATGATTGGTGGGTACTTAACAGACCGTTTTCTAGGTAGACGAAAAGCGATCACAATTGGTGGTATAACAATGGCACTCGGTAACCTTACACTATTTGCCTTGCAAAACCAATTAGGCTTATACCTCGGATTAGCGCTTATTATTATTGGTAATGGATTCTTCAAACCGAACATCTCTACACTGGTTGGGGAATTATACGAAGAGAACGATCCAAAACGTGATAGTGCATTTACCATTTTCTATATGGGTATTAACGTCGGGTCATTTTTAGCTCCACTCGTTTGTGGATTTTTATCAGAAAATTTATTCAAAACAACAGTTGATGGCGTTGTACATTACGGATTCCGTTACGGTTTCTTAGCCGCTTCAATCGGAATGATCATTGGACAAATTTTATTTACAACACTATCAAATCGCTTCCTTGGTGATATTGGTAAAAAACCAACTCGCGATTTACAAACAACAGATGGACAACCATCAGTAGGAGATACACCGTTAACAAAAAAAGAAAAACAACGTACTGCAGTTATCGTCATTTTAACATGCTTTGTTGTCTTCTTCTGGGCTGGCTTTGAACAAGCTGGTAGCTCATTAACATTATATACAAACAAATTTGTAGACCGCTCTGTGTTCGGATGGGAAGTTCCAACATCTTGGTTCCAATCGGTCAATCCATTATTTATTATTTTACTTGCTCCAGTCATTTCAGCATTATGGGCAAAACTTGCAACTAGAAAAAAAGGGGACTTAAAAATCCCAACAAAAATGGGACTTGGTATGATCCTACTCGGTATCGGCTATATCATTCTCGTTATCGCTACATTAAAAACAGGTAGTGATGAGCATAACATTACAGAAAAAGCAAACTTACTATTTATCGTCTTTACGTATCTTTTCCATACGTTAGGTGAACTATTCTTATCACCTGTTGGACTATCAATGGTTAGTTCTCTCGCTCCAGTAAAACTAGCATCTTTACTAATGGGCGTATGGTTAGCGAGTTCAGGTATCGCCAACATTTTAGGCGGACAACTTGCAAGCTTCACAACTTCACTTGGGTATGCTGAAGTATTTACAGTTATTGGTGCTGTAGCAATTGTATTAGGTTGTGTTTTATTATCAATTTCTAAAAAATTAGTGAAATGGATGGAATAA
- a CDS encoding helix-turn-helix transcriptional regulator yields MAVSKIKVARVQLDLTQQQLAEKVGVTRQTISLIEKGKYNPSLDLCLKICYAVDKTLNDLFWEEKE; encoded by the coding sequence ATGGCTGTAAGTAAAATAAAAGTCGCGCGTGTTCAGTTAGATTTAACACAGCAACAATTAGCAGAAAAAGTAGGCGTTACAAGGCAAACGATTAGTTTAATTGAGAAGGGGAAATACAACCCGTCTTTAGATTTATGTTTGAAAATTTGTTATGCGGTAGATAAAACATTGAATGATTTGTTTTGGGAGGAAAAGGAGTGA
- a CDS encoding GNAT family N-acetyltransferase produces MITVKNIDGSETYVLRQKILRPSQTLADCKYPSDYETDSFHLGAFINDKLVSIASFSKEIYPDLPAGIHYRLRGMATLPEFRNNHAGSSLIQKAEQILQERQANILWCNGRVTVADYYKRLGFQEHGEIFEIEPIGLHKILYKRI; encoded by the coding sequence ATGATTACCGTGAAAAATATTGATGGATCTGAAACTTACGTATTACGTCAAAAAATTTTACGCCCGAGTCAAACATTAGCAGATTGTAAGTACCCTTCCGACTATGAAACAGACAGCTTTCACTTAGGCGCATTTATAAACGATAAACTGGTTAGTATCGCTTCCTTCTCAAAGGAAATATACCCTGACTTACCAGCCGGTATTCACTATCGTTTACGAGGAATGGCCACATTACCTGAATTTCGAAACAACCACGCTGGAAGCTCCTTAATTCAGAAGGCAGAACAAATATTACAAGAACGTCAAGCAAATATATTATGGTGTAATGGTCGAGTTACTGTAGCTGACTATTACAAGCGCCTAGGCTTTCAGGAACATGGTGAAATCTTTGAAATTGAACCGATTGGTCTTCATAAGATACTATATAAAAGGATATAA
- a CDS encoding DUF4022 family protein: MLLSYIMGMDHIMSIVTLALLLLAEVLVAIILIGVSIEICSYGWKKSNGIKYSCLLLSLLLGTASILGLFAAPAYFFIQLTEKGL; the protein is encoded by the coding sequence ATGTTACTATCATATATTATGGGGATGGATCACATTATGTCTATTGTAACTTTAGCTCTCTTATTATTAGCGGAAGTACTCGTTGCCATTATTCTCATCGGTGTTAGCATTGAAATTTGTAGTTACGGATGGAAAAAATCGAATGGAATAAAATACTCTTGCCTCTTACTTTCACTCCTTCTCGGAACTGCTAGCATACTCGGACTTTTCGCCGCACCTGCCTATTTCTTTATACAACTAACAGAAAAGGGTTTATAA
- a CDS encoding DUF2339 domain-containing protein, whose product MKEDLNKKIEALETAIETIQEALFELKAKQREIEIENAQQHVSKGKKEYIETVIEEKQKEEVVTIKEPVQEREVKQVDISAFKPEPFNIIKFCQTWLPRVFVGIMLLGVIWLFKAGVDAGLLTPAIRIVFGIVLSIGFYYIGDIQIKRERQALGLVLAGGSITGIVLTTFAAHYLYGFIPASVAFVCNIAWVILGIYVAKRYQSEYLTIFVAVGAFFVPFLLNSTTPNPYIFFGYETVLTLSLLWYALKNRYQYLYMISYAVAAIVLLVFFAVMSMLVEDLQVQLTVVYGLIHLLLFWHMFTERSFIVEPRLAIFSANAVFFILAISKIPEFTTWGLMISALVHAIMFVFEYRKNRHSTFTNLLFGFAMGAFSLAILYEYSLVNAAIVLLLQGFLGMVTSIKGKQQIKLYVSATVYAIGMIQTIFSPFDQFISAGFVAHIILIGTFYYCMKRAKDVLMSFGKYVYSITLYWFMVIVFIAITRVGEVLSTDGSIISVSVSLLWMVYALFAVWLGRNKNMNEILYAGLVVLVVTIGKLFLLDLPEVSMMIRAVLFLIVGSIGIVISRMFFSKEEK is encoded by the coding sequence ATGAAGGAGGATTTGAATAAGAAAATAGAAGCACTCGAAACGGCAATTGAAACGATTCAAGAAGCACTCTTTGAATTGAAAGCAAAACAAAGAGAAATAGAAATAGAAAATGCTCAGCAACATGTTAGTAAGGGAAAGAAAGAATATATTGAAACGGTAATAGAGGAAAAACAGAAAGAAGAAGTAGTTACAATAAAAGAGCCTGTGCAAGAACGTGAGGTAAAACAAGTGGATATATCTGCTTTTAAACCAGAACCATTTAATATTATAAAGTTTTGCCAAACTTGGTTACCACGCGTATTTGTCGGCATTATGTTACTTGGAGTAATCTGGTTATTTAAAGCAGGGGTAGATGCTGGATTATTAACACCTGCAATACGAATTGTGTTTGGCATTGTCCTATCTATCGGTTTTTATTATATAGGGGATATTCAAATTAAACGAGAGCGGCAAGCATTAGGGTTAGTATTAGCAGGAGGAAGTATTACAGGTATAGTTTTAACAACATTTGCGGCACATTATTTATATGGATTTATTCCAGCAAGTGTTGCATTTGTGTGTAATATTGCATGGGTCATTTTAGGTATTTATGTAGCGAAGAGGTATCAATCGGAATATCTTACTATTTTCGTAGCGGTAGGAGCTTTCTTCGTGCCATTCTTATTAAATAGTACGACTCCTAATCCGTATATTTTCTTTGGATATGAGACGGTACTAACACTTAGCTTATTATGGTATGCGTTGAAAAATCGTTATCAGTATTTATACATGATTTCTTATGCTGTCGCTGCTATTGTTCTTTTGGTCTTCTTTGCTGTTATGTCAATGTTAGTAGAGGATTTGCAAGTACAGTTAACAGTAGTTTATGGTTTGATTCACTTACTATTATTTTGGCATATGTTCACGGAGAGAAGTTTTATAGTAGAGCCACGCTTGGCGATATTTAGTGCGAATGCCGTTTTCTTCATATTAGCCATTTCAAAAATACCTGAATTTACAACATGGGGATTAATGATTAGTGCACTCGTGCACGCTATTATGTTCGTGTTTGAATATAGGAAGAATAGACATTCTACATTTACAAATCTTTTATTTGGTTTCGCAATGGGGGCATTTAGTTTAGCAATCTTATATGAGTATAGTTTAGTGAATGCAGCGATTGTACTATTATTACAAGGTTTCCTCGGTATGGTGACTTCTATTAAAGGAAAACAGCAGATAAAATTGTATGTTAGTGCGACGGTTTACGCAATTGGAATGATACAGACTATTTTTAGCCCGTTTGATCAATTTATTTCGGCAGGCTTTGTTGCTCATATTATTTTAATAGGTACATTTTATTACTGCATGAAACGAGCGAAAGATGTGTTGATGAGCTTTGGAAAATATGTTTATTCAATAACACTCTATTGGTTTATGGTTATCGTATTTATTGCAATCACTAGAGTCGGTGAAGTGCTTTCTACAGATGGAAGTATAATAAGCGTATCTGTATCGTTATTATGGATGGTATATGCATTATTTGCAGTTTGGCTTGGACGGAATAAAAATATGAATGAAATATTATATGCCGGCTTAGTCGTGTTAGTCGTAACGATAGGAAAGCTATTCCTTCTAGACTTACCAGAAGTTTCAATGATGATTAGGGCAGTGTTATTCTTAATCGTAGGAAGTATAGGCATCGTTATTTCAAGGATGTTTTTCTCAAAAGAAGAGAAGTAG